From a region of the Myxococcus stipitatus genome:
- a CDS encoding CotH kinase family protein produces the protein MKRSRLLFCLPVMWLWACGSGSTTPVEERPPLVEDPPAPQEPEEPPPVDPPVEPPPVDPPPVDPPPVDPPPEDTEVTRVFQLPAVQSSVPEYELIIPEAAMKKFEADVWTPEQDAVFKAGGTAYAVKVRLRGASARLFPKKSWNVSFEKDARFQGRTSLNLVAEYADASMLAEKIAFDLLAAMRVPASKATFVRLKLNGTYQGVFLDIEQVNKAFLKAHDFADDDATIYRCGWKDCELKTWKVPYQGDWTKKTNEQQPDDELEAMLDVINHTPEPSFAEALGKHLQLEHYLRSMVLDALMSNNFVEDSESYFVYDRAVAKWSYVPWDLNNVDARWWYPIPVEDMRVSSNNMRHPLFNFTLTDAWVEKMYLQRKSETQSYPGYLPVFSNLGTRVLLNPELRERLGARLEKALDELFKPEVMDPYIDTLHKLIDPHMRSDPYMDYARFLAGRDYLKRYVKERRAIVQAEWKRMTAVTPTLVFEAFDPGGGWVEVGNRGSAPVSLAGMVLTTNLRVSLARSDHAPTQVKKPVGTVLPNITVPPGGRVRLKASDLGIQLMPKGELGLFDGKSVVGVKDLLFYGQLSSGQQYERGERGWEVR, from the coding sequence ATGAAACGCTCACGACTCTTGTTCTGTCTTCCAGTGATGTGGCTATGGGCTTGTGGTTCAGGGTCCACAACACCTGTCGAAGAACGCCCTCCACTCGTCGAGGACCCACCCGCGCCGCAGGAACCGGAGGAGCCGCCTCCGGTGGACCCGCCGGTCGAGCCACCGCCCGTGGACCCACCGCCCGTGGACCCACCGCCCGTGGACCCGCCCCCCGAGGACACGGAGGTGACGCGCGTCTTCCAGCTGCCCGCGGTCCAATCGTCCGTGCCGGAGTACGAGCTCATCATCCCCGAGGCGGCGATGAAGAAGTTCGAGGCGGACGTGTGGACCCCGGAACAGGACGCCGTCTTCAAGGCCGGCGGGACGGCCTACGCGGTGAAGGTGCGGCTGCGTGGCGCCTCCGCGCGCCTCTTCCCGAAGAAGAGCTGGAACGTCAGCTTCGAGAAGGACGCCCGCTTCCAGGGGCGCACGTCGCTCAACCTGGTGGCCGAGTACGCGGACGCGTCGATGCTGGCGGAGAAGATCGCCTTCGACCTGCTGGCGGCGATGCGGGTCCCCGCGTCGAAGGCGACCTTCGTCCGGCTCAAGCTCAACGGCACGTACCAGGGCGTGTTCCTCGACATCGAGCAGGTGAACAAGGCCTTCCTCAAGGCCCATGACTTCGCGGACGACGACGCGACCATCTACCGGTGCGGCTGGAAGGACTGCGAGCTCAAGACGTGGAAGGTGCCCTACCAGGGTGACTGGACGAAGAAGACGAACGAGCAGCAGCCGGACGACGAGCTCGAGGCCATGCTCGACGTCATCAACCACACCCCCGAGCCCTCCTTCGCGGAGGCGCTGGGCAAGCACCTGCAGCTCGAGCACTACCTGCGCTCCATGGTCCTGGACGCGCTGATGTCCAACAACTTCGTGGAGGATTCGGAGAGCTACTTCGTCTACGACCGCGCCGTGGCGAAGTGGTCCTACGTCCCGTGGGACTTGAACAACGTGGACGCGCGCTGGTGGTACCCCATCCCGGTGGAGGACATGCGGGTGAGCAGCAACAACATGCGCCACCCGCTGTTCAACTTCACCCTCACCGACGCGTGGGTGGAGAAGATGTACCTGCAGCGCAAGTCGGAGACCCAGTCCTACCCGGGCTACCTGCCGGTGTTCTCCAACCTGGGAACGCGGGTGTTGCTGAACCCGGAGCTGCGCGAGCGCCTGGGGGCGCGGCTGGAGAAGGCGCTCGACGAGCTGTTCAAGCCCGAGGTCATGGACCCGTACATCGACACGCTCCACAAGCTCATCGACCCGCACATGCGCTCGGACCCGTACATGGACTACGCGCGCTTCCTGGCCGGCCGCGACTACCTGAAGCGCTACGTGAAGGAGCGCCGCGCCATCGTCCAGGCGGAGTGGAAGCGGATGACCGCGGTGACCCCGACGCTGGTGTTCGAGGCCTTCGACCCGGGTGGGGGCTGGGTGGAGGTGGGCAACCGGGGCTCGGCGCCCGTGTCGCTGGCGGGCATGGTGCTGACCACGAACCTGCGCGTCAGCCTGGCGCGCAGCGACCATGCGCCCACGCAGGTGAAGAAGCCCGTGGGGACGGTGCTGCCGAACATCACGGTGCCTCCCGGGGGGCGCGTGCGGCTGAAGGCCTCTGATTTGGGAATCCAGCTGATGCCCAAGGGAGAGCTGGGCCTGTTCGACGGCAAGTCCGTGGTGGGCGTGAAGGACCTGCTCTTCTACGGACAGCTCTCCAGCGGCCAGCAGTACGAGCGCGGCGAACGGGGCTGGGAGGTGCGCTGA
- a CDS encoding tolB protein precursor protein: MNPRLLAAAALALLVPELALAQVFVVPRRPGKTPVNTYEFAWRHVDILVGPEATGEARPPDRTAHETPAGPQGGVPGTPAPEAQAGTPLPPPASTPPQIAAPPGAEDAGTPPSVAGAGGEDAGTPPPEAVAGLAADGGTDGGTSLAGNVFDLAADGGSSDGGFAYTYAKSLGAKAGGVRFYFYERERVVAERAAPLIEEAYRYLVDAFQYVPTETFPYILYSSYQEFLQTNLFPLSEGTLGVTSTEDLKLTLPYLGDHRLFEEVSTHELAHQFTIQKVRTVAQQAKVFGEPLQAIPLWFIEGLAEFYAKRGMDPEAEMLVRDLLVNPDLYKGYAFLDFFSPGPYGYLWIYKVGQVRVAFLEEEYGKGFLQRVLEESPRLAGGSKDSPSLKFEELLERLTGDDPKRLSARFENWLKRRAYKTYLGSEQSAPALDLLDKAPGYITSFTSSPDGQVLAMRTIVPETGESRLYMMDPRAPDKSVKVASDGVPGVESLHPIAGRSFALSKDKLAFVAEITGRDVIYVQDYVHSAEKRAQDVLVRRNPIRTGIDREVGTSVKLELGERKAYRIDKHGLLAAYSPAISPDGRWVAFIGIQDEGLRDVYVIDLNASTDAKPLQLTDDVFSERQLTWGPSGIIFTSDATSHRMFNLFRVKMDAPRQVERLTSEERDHADPVALADGRVFFTAFNNSSSDLHELMADGRIIRRTDLTTGVFEPGPGPEGSLWMLFHVSGERKPAVLRPPRMLALDVAPEPPPEPPSPLAVRPLTDATAYQPLARQNLEFGPIFGFAGAGGGGFVGQLFAAASDRMRDHQFVLTLAVYGSFDLTDGYMLYINDEGRTTWGGGLFQSLRFRDDQTFKGLPVFFTSGERFFGVLGSMRYPLSTFLYLQGDLSLGGTKYFLDDPTEFYLFFPERNLANQELLSQWNARNGKVRFQTEVSGQVGYDSLKYHYATGPLSGSSALLELTVGVQPFDDEAYGNLRLDAERYFPIYGRTHVFLRGGAGTTLGGRYARSYFLSSFDTLRGVNFGDEKWLLGRNFFYSTMEVQLPLNDIIRVAFLSDLEAVAGLDFGGVGEGTKDLWNHRVLDAAIGFNVALGPLLLRLHFARPIDIGAPEGKPDPGWVTNFSLGIAGLNGFFDQGNTGAKNGGAAPQPMSPALMPAVGGGYTGPRH, encoded by the coding sequence GTGAACCCCCGTCTCCTCGCCGCAGCCGCGCTGGCCTTGCTCGTTCCCGAGCTGGCGCTGGCCCAGGTCTTCGTCGTGCCACGCCGGCCAGGCAAGACCCCGGTGAACACCTACGAGTTCGCCTGGCGGCACGTCGACATCCTCGTCGGCCCGGAGGCCACCGGAGAAGCCAGACCGCCGGACAGGACCGCCCATGAGACGCCGGCCGGTCCCCAGGGAGGCGTCCCCGGCACCCCCGCCCCGGAGGCCCAGGCGGGCACCCCGCTGCCGCCCCCCGCGAGCACGCCCCCGCAGATCGCCGCCCCGCCCGGCGCCGAGGACGCGGGCACGCCCCCTTCCGTCGCGGGCGCCGGTGGCGAGGACGCGGGCACGCCCCCTCCGGAAGCGGTCGCGGGCCTGGCGGCCGACGGCGGAACCGACGGCGGCACGTCGCTGGCCGGCAACGTGTTCGACCTGGCCGCGGATGGTGGCTCGAGCGACGGCGGCTTCGCCTACACGTACGCGAAGTCGCTCGGCGCCAAGGCGGGAGGCGTGCGCTTCTACTTCTACGAGCGCGAGCGCGTGGTCGCCGAGCGCGCCGCGCCCCTCATCGAGGAGGCGTACCGCTACCTGGTGGACGCGTTCCAGTACGTCCCCACGGAGACCTTCCCCTACATCCTCTACAGCAGCTACCAGGAATTCCTGCAGACCAACCTCTTCCCGTTGTCCGAGGGGACGCTGGGTGTCACCAGCACCGAGGACCTGAAGCTGACGCTGCCCTACCTGGGCGACCACCGCCTCTTCGAGGAGGTGAGCACGCACGAGCTGGCGCACCAGTTCACCATCCAGAAGGTGCGCACCGTGGCGCAGCAGGCCAAGGTGTTCGGGGAGCCGCTGCAGGCCATCCCGCTGTGGTTCATCGAAGGGCTCGCCGAGTTCTACGCCAAGCGCGGCATGGACCCCGAGGCGGAGATGCTGGTGCGCGACCTGCTCGTGAACCCGGACCTGTACAAGGGCTACGCGTTCCTCGACTTCTTCTCGCCCGGGCCCTACGGCTACCTGTGGATCTACAAGGTGGGCCAGGTGCGCGTGGCGTTCCTGGAGGAGGAGTACGGCAAGGGCTTCCTGCAGCGCGTGCTCGAGGAGTCACCTCGGCTGGCGGGCGGGTCGAAGGACTCGCCGTCGCTCAAGTTCGAGGAGTTGCTGGAGCGGCTGACGGGGGATGACCCGAAGCGGCTGTCCGCGCGCTTCGAGAACTGGCTCAAGCGCCGGGCGTACAAGACGTACCTGGGGTCGGAGCAATCCGCGCCGGCGCTGGACCTGCTGGACAAGGCGCCCGGCTACATCACGTCCTTCACCAGTTCGCCGGACGGGCAGGTGCTGGCGATGCGCACCATCGTCCCGGAGACGGGCGAGAGCCGGCTGTACATGATGGACCCGCGCGCGCCGGACAAGTCGGTGAAGGTCGCCAGCGACGGCGTCCCCGGCGTGGAGTCGCTGCACCCCATCGCCGGGCGCAGCTTCGCGCTGTCCAAGGACAAGCTGGCCTTCGTCGCCGAAATCACCGGGCGCGACGTCATCTACGTGCAGGACTACGTCCACAGCGCGGAGAAGCGCGCCCAGGACGTGCTCGTGCGCCGCAACCCCATCCGCACCGGTATCGACCGGGAGGTGGGCACGTCGGTGAAGCTCGAGCTGGGGGAGCGCAAGGCGTACCGCATCGACAAGCACGGCCTGCTGGCGGCGTACTCCCCCGCCATCTCCCCGGATGGGCGGTGGGTGGCCTTCATCGGCATCCAGGACGAGGGCCTGCGCGACGTGTACGTCATCGACCTGAACGCCAGCACGGACGCCAAGCCGCTCCAGCTCACCGACGACGTGTTCTCCGAGCGGCAGCTCACCTGGGGCCCCTCGGGCATCATCTTCACGTCGGATGCGACGTCGCACCGCATGTTCAACCTGTTCCGCGTGAAGATGGACGCGCCCCGGCAGGTGGAGCGGCTGACCAGCGAGGAGCGCGACCACGCGGACCCGGTGGCCCTGGCGGACGGCCGCGTGTTCTTCACCGCCTTCAACAACAGCAGCTCCGACCTGCACGAGCTGATGGCGGACGGCCGCATCATCCGGCGCACGGACCTGACGACCGGCGTCTTCGAACCCGGCCCCGGTCCGGAGGGCAGCCTGTGGATGCTGTTCCACGTCTCCGGCGAGCGCAAACCCGCGGTGCTGCGCCCGCCGCGCATGTTGGCGCTCGACGTGGCGCCCGAGCCGCCGCCAGAGCCGCCCAGCCCGCTGGCGGTGCGCCCGCTGACGGACGCCACCGCGTACCAGCCGCTGGCGCGACAGAACCTGGAGTTCGGCCCCATCTTCGGCTTCGCGGGCGCGGGCGGCGGCGGGTTCGTCGGTCAGCTCTTCGCCGCGGCCAGCGACCGCATGCGCGACCACCAGTTCGTCCTCACCCTGGCGGTGTACGGCAGCTTCGACCTGACGGACGGGTACATGCTCTACATCAACGACGAGGGGCGCACGACGTGGGGCGGAGGTCTGTTCCAGTCGCTGCGCTTCCGCGACGACCAGACCTTCAAGGGGCTGCCCGTCTTCTTCACGTCCGGCGAGCGCTTCTTCGGCGTGCTCGGGAGCATGCGCTACCCGCTCAGCACGTTCCTGTACCTGCAGGGCGACCTGAGCCTGGGCGGCACCAAGTACTTCCTCGACGACCCCACGGAGTTCTACCTCTTCTTCCCCGAGCGCAACCTGGCCAACCAGGAGCTGCTGTCGCAGTGGAACGCGCGCAACGGGAAGGTGCGCTTCCAGACGGAGGTGAGCGGCCAGGTGGGCTACGACAGCCTGAAGTACCACTACGCCACCGGGCCGCTGTCGGGCAGCTCCGCGTTGCTGGAGCTGACGGTGGGCGTGCAGCCCTTCGACGACGAGGCGTACGGCAACCTGCGCCTGGACGCGGAGCGCTACTTCCCCATCTACGGCCGCACCCACGTCTTCCTGCGAGGCGGCGCGGGCACCACGCTCGGCGGGCGCTACGCGCGCTCCTACTTCCTGTCGTCCTTCGACACGCTGCGCGGCGTGAACTTCGGCGACGAGAAGTGGCTGCTGGGGCGCAACTTCTTCTACTCGACGATGGAGGTGCAGCTGCCCCTCAACGACATCATCCGGGTCGCGTTCCTCAGCGACCTGGAGGCGGTGGCGGGCCTGGACTTCGGCGGCGTGGGCGAGGGCACGAAGGACCTGTGGAACCACCGCGTCCTGGACGCGGCCATCGGCTTCAACGTCGCGCTCGGACCCCTGCTGCTGCGCCTGCACTTCGCCAGGCCCATCGACATCGGCGCGCCCGAAGGAAAGCCGGACCCTGGCTGGGTCACGAACTTCTCGCTCGGTATCGCGGGGCTCAACGGCTTCTTCGACCAGGGCAACACCGGGGCGAAGAACGGCGGCGCCGCGCCCCAGCCCATGTCGCCCGCGCTGATGCCCGCGGTGGGCGGTGGCTACACCGGTCCGCGCCACTGA